The window GACTAAAAAATCCAAGATTAAATTCAAAATAAAATTTGTAGCATTCTTTGTAGCTTGTAACTATGGCTTTCAAAAATTTGATTAAGCAAATGTAGATCCATCAATAATGCTGGCTTCTTCCATTAAATTTCAGTTGTCTTAAGAACAATAGCCCTCCTATCTCTTTTATGCTGCTTCATTCCCCACATCCCCCAGCAGGATGTTTTATGACAGCCTCTGTGAATATATGTGTAGATACCCAATAATTCATTGAAAACATTCAGTCCTTTAAACCAGCACTATAGTGAGTTACTCCTTCTCAAACCTTTGATGGCACAGATATGAAATGCAAATAGCACAAAGATAGGGGAAGGTAGATAGATCCTTCTTAATTGGGCATGACTCATAGCATCGCTCAATATGGTCCCTGACTGCAAAACACAGCGATCCATAACAGTAAAAGCAAACAGAAGTTAATGGCGGGTGGCATGGGACTGAATACCTTAGCAAATCATGCAATCTCTGCTCTTGCAGTACTAACATCTGAAAACACTGACCTGGGCTTCACTTAAGTTTTTGCTTGTACTGGTAATCTGGCCTGTAAAGTTATGTTCAACTAATTCATCACCACTTTAAAAATAAAGTCACTACCCTTATATGTGCTTTTAATGGCAACAGCATCACATTTACTTTTTATGCATACCAAACTTCACGATGCACCCCCTCATAAAAAACCAAGTCAGTCAGTAGTATTGTGTAAATATGATTTTTGGTCCAAGGCATTTAAACTGTAGTTGAAGTGGTAGCAGCCACCTTTTCCTCCTCACTTAGCTGAATGCTTTTTCACCAGGTCTATGTATTCTTGCACATCATCTGGAGACCCCAAGACAATAGGCACACGCTGGTGAATGTTTTCTGGCTTGATGTCCAAGACTGCCTCCTTTCCCGTTGTTGCAAGTCCTCCAGCTTTCTCAATGATAAATGCCATAGGGTTGCATTCATACAGTAACCTCAGCTGCAATTTTTACAGAAAAGTCAAAAGACAGAAAGAGTTATCAGTCATTGGAATTACACTTTATGCATTGCAGTATGTGTCACCAAATAAGAGATGAGGCCACCCATCAGGAAAGACAGGCCTTCAAACAAGAGATGAGGCTGTCCATCAAGACAGACCAGCTTTTGTAGCTTAAAGAGAAATTTCCTGGCAGACTATTGTCTTAGAGGGCCTCAGGCAAAAAGGGGAAAGCAGAGTCAAGGGACAGTGACTCTACAGATGCCTCAGGACCACTTGGCTCAAAACATTCAGAACAGCAACCCTGATTGTTGTCGGATCCCCAGTTGCCTTCTATTGCACTGTTGCCAGTTTATGGAAGGAACAATGGACTTGCAACAGGGCCATTTACACATCTCATTATTCATTTTCTGAAGGCAAGTTACAACCATATTTTAGTGTAAAGGAGAAGACCTGTCTCTTTCCCTGTAAAGTTCTAACAAACATGGGCAGGGGATTTTGAACAGAACATTTTCAatttcagccccaccccccacccctttgctcCCTACCACCTCTATGACACTGTGTGGCATTGATCCACCCACCAAAACTTTGACAATATTAAGCCATGGCCTTTCATTTTACACCAGAACACTTATATTTTATGTTCCTTTTTGTGGAATAGGTAAACAAAGGACGATCAGTGAAACTATGCAGGAGGACTCCATTAATATTGCACAAAAACCCTACTATTTGTATACAGAAGAAAAGGTTCAGTTCATTAAACACTAGGTAAATGAGTAACTGCCTTGTATCTACAATGAACAAACAGGTCAAGGGTTTATGTCCAGGCTTGCCATCTTTCAACTTTTGAGACTGTTGCATCATTCATAGAGGACACATACATTTGTGTCTGTGGTCCGGAGTCCTGTTCTGTTCCTTTCAAAAAGGAACCTCACTTATATTTTCTCTGTGGTCTGCTAATTATTTCTTCATTCATCCCCTGTTCTAAGATGGTGGTCTTGAACAATAAAAcctaaaaaattaaataaaacccaAGTCTAAAAACCCCTCCCTTCAACACTTCTCTGTAGCCTCTGGGAATCAAGCAATGGAATTAGTATGTTGGGAATCAGAATCCTAAGAGAAACTGAACCTTTTGCTCTATTAGAGAAAGTATAGTCCATTTATCAAGtcatgagagggcttctagtgtcctggcccactagtggacctcctgatggcacctgtggtttttttggccactgtgtgacagagtgttggactggatgggccattggcctgatccgacatggcttctcttatgttctaatccaTTTTAACGTAAAGTGGAGCACACAGGACATTGCAGGAGAATATATACAAGAGAGTCTACTGACTGGAGGGGACAAGGACATGACCAATCTGAAAAAGGGATCCTTAGTAGATGACCCAGCAGTACGTTGAAAAGGGACAGTTGCAACATGAATGCATAAAGGTCCTACATAACCTTGGGCTAATCAAGGAGTTTAAATAAAAAGGGAATATACCCTTAGACAGAAGGCCCAAGGCAAGTGGAGAACATGTCCTCTGATCATCAAAACAAATATAGCTCTCCTCTCTAGCATAAATCAGTTTGGTCACATGTTGTTTGCATTGATTTATAGAAGAATAAAAAAAATCCTCCACTTTAAGATTTTCAAGAGATTATTTCTGTTCAAAAAGCTGGAGAAAGAGCCTTCTAAAAGCTAAGACCAAATTCATAATGAAAGGTTGATGATGAAATGAACCTGGGGAGCCCTCTGATTGCCTGAAGGAATGAGGACTGCACTGTATTTATAGAATTGTCTACAACAGAAATCCATATAGGGACACCATACAAAAGTTGTGAAAACACCACTGAGTTAAAAACTGTAATAGCAGCTGGAATATAATGTGCCTCATTAGGGGAAAAAAATGCAACGCTGCCTTCATAGTGGCCATAAATTTCAATATGACCAATTGTTTATGATATCTCCACAGCAAAGTATAATGAAATGAAACACTAAATACCTAAAAGAGGAAACCTGTGAGATCTTCAAACTATCCATGTCTCTCTTTTGGTCGAAGAGTGTAGCACAAACTTAATTTTAGTCTTAGTAAAATTAATAGATAATTCCTCATGCAAACAATCAACGTGGGACATTTTCAAAACCTGAAGAACACTGACCCAGGTTTGAGAAAGTCAAGCTGAGTCTTCCACATAAAGTAAAAGAGGGACTGAAACTTCCAGTAATTTAGGTGAATGCAGTCAAAACCAGGCAAGTCAAAcaaatataaactaaataaagaTGGTGCTAAAGGCACCcttgtcaacccccccccccaccgaatgATGGGGAAGGAAGTATTTAAGTAACCCTCACTATTACGCTGCACATGGGTAGCAGAATCAGTATAAAGATTTTTAATTCACCAAACAATCTCTTGTCAGTTGTGGTTTGCTTCAATTTAGCCCACAGACAGCTTCTAGATTTGGAATCAAATGTGTAGGAAAGATCTACGATGGCTGCATATAAAAAGCTCTTCCTTGAAATGACATACTAACTAATCAAATGGGAGCTCACTAAACCTTTTGAATTTGCAGATACATGTTGCCTGAATTCCCAGCTCATTTGAATTGGAGTGTTACTAGATTTATACGATAGAACATTGTGCCAATGTGTGATCGTATCATACCATGTACACTGGGAAGAGCTTGCTCCAGATAAATCTGGGAAGGTCAACCGAGCTGCATGTGCTACTCAATTCAAAGAACATGGAAAAATAATGCAACTGAGCCAGTACAGTTCTTTTCTATTGAGTAAAACAAAAACTAGCTAACTTCTTACCTAATGTGCCAAAACTAGACACCTCAAAATGTCTAGAAACAAGGTAAGTTGTAAAacttgaagaaaatggcaacAGCTTATGAAGTTTTGTAAAAGTAGGTATATTGTAGTGTTACCTTTCCCTTGGGGCTCTTTGAGTTGGCTGGATATAGAAAGATTCCTCCATACACCAAAGTACGATGCACATCAGCAACCATGGAACCTATGTACCTGCTGCCATAAGGAGAACTGCCATCCTAGAAGAATTGTTTGAAAAATATTTTTTAGGTTAAGTGTTTCCATTTCAGAAGACAGTTGGTGAGTTACCATTCTCTAAACACGTCCAGATAGCAACTGAGTATCTGCTTCTGGTTGGATTCTCTAGCCCCAAACTGCAAGCCAAACAACTGCACACCTGAAAATCATGTGAAAAGGCAAGGAACCATTAGGCATTTCTGAAACAGAAAAACTCAAGTAGCACACTCAATATTTTGTGCAGTTCTACAGACTTGCCTTAGGTTTCCTTCCAATATTAAAAAAATCCCTACAATTTAGTAAAACCTACAAATGGGGGCCCATGAAATTCATGTTGGGATGAATcccagctctccccaccccccattctctCACTGAATCAAGCACAGCTCCTGGGCTTTTGGGCAACTGCAGCCCTGGCCAGTTCGGCAGCCACCACCAGGCTTGGCATGGCCCCCCATGCTCTGCATGGGCTGCACTTCCACTGCTGAGCCCAGCACAGTTCCTGAGCTGTGCAACTGCTGCCAACAGGCCCAATGAGGAGTCTCAGGGTGCATTCTGCTTCTACTGGATGCAGCATGGCTCCTGGCATCTTCCAACTACTGACATacatgctttttttgggggggggggtgtttaaccTCCCTTTATTCTTTAAGaaaattcagatttttctgtaaaccttgGGAGTGCCCCAAGTTTGTAGGGAGGGAAACTCTCAGAGTGGCCCTGATCTGCAGATTTAGCCATTCACAGATGGGGGCCACATATGATTAATAGCATATATCTGTGCTATGTATAATtatcattcatttattttataacATGTAACAAGtgaaataaaaggtaaaggtgtgcaagcaccagtcgtttccgactctggggtgacgtcgcatcacgatgtttgcacagcagacttttttagagggtggcttgccactgccttccccagtcatctacactttccctccagcaagctgggtattctttttaccgacctcagaaggatggaaggctgagtcaatcttgagccggctatctgaacccagcttctgccaggatcaaactcaggttgtgagtagagcttcaactgcagtactgcagctttaccactctgcactacagcTGTGGCAGGAATCCAGAAGTACCTTTCACCTGTCTTTCTACACACAAAGGTTTTCAAGCCGGATATGTTTGAATCAGTCCCTAAAGCTGTTCAATATATCAAATCAAATTCAATAATCCCAACATTTACTGTTGCTTCTTAATCTGAAAATACAATGGTGTGCATCCAAGCTCTAGAACAGAGTGCAGTTATGTAAAAAAGATACAAATTCAAAGTAGTATCAATTCTGTGTGTATCTTAATTCAAAATTTCTTCACATAATGTGAAAGCTTACCTGTGGgaatttcttcttcttaagatATTCTGTCACAGCAGGGTCAAAGTAAGCAGCATATCCTTCATTTACACTGTAGATATTTCCTTTCTTCTTGATTTTTACATCTTTGTTAACTAAAATGAACTCCCCAATTGCCTAAGAAAAAAGGCATCAACATTTTTATAGCACATCTTTTATTCAAGAACCAATTCTGTAGTTCAAAAAACAGTTACTATAATATGAAACAACTCTGAATAAGTAAATCTTGGTAGAAGAATATGTCTGTAAAACTGGACTAGTCAGATGCTTCAAATCAAACTTTGTTTCCTCGTGGTAGAAAAGTAGGTCCTCtcagactcctccctcccagtgtTAACCATCAGATCAACCAAACACTTTTCCTGAGGGACCCCTGATCCTGAGGGACAGCATTTTGCCagaggggaggcaggaaagttctgttccTCTCATGGAACTCTAATCATGTTTCCTTGGATCCAGGCCAAAAAATATGTACTATCAAGTACACACCAAGTACATATAGTACAAATTCCTGTGAAGCTGTTGACAAGTGATTAACAATGCTGTTATAAGCAAAATTCCACCCTTTAAGTCCACAGAAATCAATGTAAGTCTACCAAGGACTGCACTGAAAAACACCTTTTTACAAATTCAGACAATTATCCATTTAGACTTTTCCTTAGTATACTTTGGAGCAACCATATAAATCagttgtttaaaaatggacaagaTTTGCACATGGAGGTTATGCTTTTGCAGTTAAGTAAATACTAGTACATTAAAAGGGGGTTAACAGCTTACAAGGAATTCAACAGAATAAAAGTGGCATGCAACTGCTTAAGCCAAAGCCAACTGAAATTCCAGTTCTTAGAAACTGAACATATATTGAAAGTCATAATAATTCTAATTCAAACTGCATGGCAAGAGCGACAATAAAAACATGCATTTTATTTCCAGAGTCTGATATTGGGGTGGTGCTAGGATATTAAtatcacacacacataaacacctCACTTACGCCATAAGACATCAGGAAGCAAGCTGAAAATGCACAAGAACATCTGTTAGAACTGTCTTTGTGAAAATATAGATGAATAAAAGATAAAACCTTTTTAGAAATAGCTGCTGAATATATAGGCAGGCTTTAAATACTAAAGATCTTTAAAACCCTGTACTAATGCTACAGTTGAAGAAAGCTTATGGGCTTTTTGAAATGTTTGACTACTGACTCACATGAGACACACGACAGCTTATAATGACTGCTTATATTTTATGCCAGTTAATGAGTGAGTACTTTTATTTCAGCAAAACCCAAGGACCGCCTGAATTCACTGCTCATTTTTATCATTTATATGTACTGATATAGGGCTTAATGGGATGCTATTTATCAGATGTATTTACCTCTATGCCACAGAAAGCTTCAGCTTCCCAATTTCAcaatgacaggacatttttctccagggctgttggcaaccctacagagtcTGCATATAGTGAACCTAACTGCCATttaaagagttttttaaaaaaaaaaatcagcccaaGTATCATTTGTACTCAAGAGTTCAATGAGTGCATGTGTATTAAAAAGTCCACTGGGTTCCTTCTCTACATGTCCCTATAATGAGTATACAAAGGTGCAGCAACATAGTAGCAGTGGACTGGCCGGAACATCAGCTGTCAGTTTTTGAAACTGCCTTTGCTCTGCAATTCCTACCTCTTGGAGGTAAGAGAATAGGAGTTCAGTCTTTAAACAGGTTCCAGTCACACTGAAGGAGAGCTGGCATGAGTGAGGGGGAAGAAAAATGGGATTTTTAATTGATTTTGAGAAGGCCAGAAAGGAGGTGAAAGGAAATTAATTAAAGGGGAATGGGGGGTGAGGGTGGAATAGGAATTTGGAAGGGGTAGGAAAATTGaaggaaaaatatttaaaaaacggGTATCCTACTTTTCATTAAGCAAGGGTTCAAGGCTGCCAACAATATATCCAGTTAAAACAAAACTGAACAATAAAACCCCCTTTAAGTGCCACCTCTACCTTGTATCAATTTGCTTCTACCTTAGGGTGAGTTACCTGTCTCCCTTCACtttagaattctgtttccactatgaacagcaggGCCTGAAGGTGGTGAcctttctctgtttttttttctctttgtagCGCCTGGTATTTAGTGGTAAACTGCCTTTGAATATGGAGTTTCTTTTTAGTTCTCATACGTAATAGGAGAGGTTTCCATGgacagagctgagaaagaacaaATAGGAGATACTGTTTGCGGATGGAACCCAAGAAAATTCTGTAAAGGTAAGTGTAGCACACCCCACTTTTTGGATGCACCAGCAGCCCCTGGCTAGTTATCACATAGAGCCCTATATGATTTTAATTTGCTGTGAACTATTATTCATATTTTATGTATAGGAAACAGACTGGAATCAAGATTGATTCACCCAAGGGCACCTTGTAAGGTCACAGAAAAGCAAGGTTAAGAgccattattccgtatggaggctgattcccatagggtataatggagaattgattcatgggtatttgtggctctgggggggagctgtgtttttagatggaggcaccaaatttgcagcatagcatccaatgcttctcctcaaaacaccctccaaatttcaaaaagactggaccagggggtccaattctatgagcctcaaaagaagatgctcctatacttcattatttccaattgaggcaaggcatttaaaaggtgtgtggtccctttaaatgtgatagccagaactccctttggagttcaattatgcttgtcacatccttgctcctggctccacccccaatgtctcctggctccatccccaaagtatccagatagttcttgaactggacttggcaaccctagccaaaacTATCCACCAGTAAACTGTTCTTTCACTAACACGCACTTCAGGATGTGTTTGTGGGGGTTCTTTTTGTGGATTAttttataaatgaataaaatttaAAGTGGAACtatctttttattattttttctcaAGTTAAACCTGTTTCTCCTCTTTATAAATAAGCAAATTTtatctagttttttaaaaaagaaacttttcCCTAGGATATGTCCACATTACTTACCGGATCGAGCATAAAACAGTTGACACCACTCTCCAGAGCCAAAACAAGCATTGTGGCACTGCCATAGAGGGCATAACCAGCTGCCACAAGATTACGTCCAGGctgcagagcatctttctcagaAGGTGCACCAGTGGAAGCCTTGAGTAAGAAAGAACCACATAAAGTCAAGAAGTTTAAGCCTAAAATATTCTAAAAGCCTAAAATGTCCCCTTCTTCCTCTGAAGCATCAGAGACAGATACAGGTGAAGAATGAACACTGGAGGGGGAAATCCAATGCACTAGTGCTAAGGGGACATTTATCTCACCTACATTCTATGCTGAAACAACAAATATATGTTCAGCTTATGCTCTCTCAGGACATTCTAAAGACCATCATTTTTCTAGTATAAGGTGGAATGATGAACAGTGCAAATGCTGGCCACAGTTAGCACCCTTTGTGGATATGATATTCATGCCAACTGCTGTAGCTGTATTCCCATTTCCATGGCAGGTCCATGTTCATCACTTGGCACAGCATGGGTGCTTCTCACTGAGAACAAGGTTCAGGCTAACAAGTGATGACAATGGCAAGATATGCAACAGTATACAGCTCTTTCTTTAGTTTTCTAGACCTCTTTTAAGAGTTTATAATCAATGTCTTTGTTGCAGTTTATTGGGATGGACACCTTTTGAACCTTTCTACCTATAAACACTTTGACTGGTCTCTGAATAACTTCAATATCAACAGTACCAAGCAGAGACCTGGACCAAAACAATCTTTATTGCACTGGAACTAGGTTATTGTAGGAAACAGGAGATGTAATACTGTGAAAACTAACAAAATTAAGTATCTTTTAGTTATTTTCCAGGATAATATGAAAAAATCTCCAAGGGCTGTTTAGAAGAACTGCCTCACCCACTTCAGACCATGCAATTTATCTAGTCTAGCTTCAGTCTTCTACAATAATCTGTCAGATGCTTCAGGGAATGTCACAAGTTGCTACAAGCCTGCTTTGCTCATATGCAGCTCTAGTCCCACAGTTATGGCATTCAGCTAGGCTGGCCAGTAGTCTAATTATTTGTGATCATTACCAAGCATGAAACTTGCAGGTTTATAAAGATTTGTCAGTCTTTCTTCTCACAAATCAGGGCCCAAGTTGAGCAATAGCTGCATAATAATTATCAAAACTGCATTAAAATGACCAGTATAGGTGCACCCTATTGCTAACTTAAAAGGAGTTTTCCTTTTTGCCCAGATTCAAACCACCTCCAAGCCTCTAGGGGATACTTCTGTTTTATAGCCTCTCTTGAAAAGGCTGGATGTCTTCTCAAAAGACATTCTACAAGTGTTGGGCAGGGGCAGTTCCATGCCCAGGC is drawn from Heteronotia binoei isolate CCM8104 ecotype False Entrance Well chromosome 4, APGP_CSIRO_Hbin_v1, whole genome shotgun sequence and contains these coding sequences:
- the LOC132569400 gene encoding fructose-1,6-bisphosphatase 1-like, translating into MTDRSTFDTNVVTLTRYVVEEGRKARGTGELTQLLNAICTAVKAISTAVRKAGIANLYGISGSTNVTGDQVKKLDVLSNDMVINMLKSSFTTCVIVSEENKEALIVDADKQGKYIVCMDPLDGSSNIDCLVSIGTIFAIYRKASTGAPSEKDALQPGRNLVAAGYALYGSATMLVLALESGVNCFMLDPAIGEFILVNKDVKIKKKGNIYSVNEGYAAYFDPAVTEYLKKKKFPQDGSSPYGSRYIGSMVADVHRTLVYGGIFLYPANSKSPKGKLRLLYECNPMAFIIEKAGGLATTGKEAVLDIKPENIHQRVPIVLGSPDDVQEYIDLVKKHSAK